AGCGTCCAGAAGAACCTTCCACATCCGCTGCACTTTTTTCTCACGAAGCCCTCTTCTCTGAAAAGCCTGACATTGTAAATTTCCTGCATACTTTAGCCCATACTAACTAATCGTGGGAATTAAAACGCTTGATTTTTCGGGCGTCATGGAATTTTTCATCCAAAGAGCGCCCCAAGTCCTGCTAGAGCTTCTTCCTCTTTTTTCTCCTCTTTCTTTTCTTCTACTTTCTTCTCCTCAGCCTTTGAAGGCGCGGCTGGTGCGGCCGGAGCCGCAGGAACAGCCGGAATGGTCGCGCTCTTTATGGCCTCATCTATGTTTACGTTTTTGAGCGCGGAAACGAGCGCTCTAACCCGCGCCTCGTCAACCTCAACCCCGGCAGCTTTCAGTATGTTGATCACTCCCTGCTCGTCTACCTGCTTGCCAGCCGCATGCAGCACCAGCGCAGCATGTATATATTCCATTCCGCTCACCTCCATCACCCGAACAGTGCGCTCAGTCCCGATAGTTCTTCCTCTTTCTCCTCTTTAGGTTTTTCTTCAACTTCTTCCTTTTTAGGTTTTTCCTCGACGGGTTTCATCTGTTCAACTGAACCGATCAGCTTTCTCAAATCCTCGTCAATAGCTGCTGGTTCGGTTTCTCCTACTCGCCTCGCAACAGCAAGCATCTCCGCATGTGCAATGTAAAGCAGTTTTGGAAGAACTTCGTCTGCCGGGAATCTGCACGCTACAGCAAGCCCAATCGCTTTCGCATGCGCTTCAGCGATCATTATTCCTATGGTTGTTGCGGTCGGATATCCGGAGTTCAGTGAAAGACATACGCCAGCCGCAACGGCATCCTTGACCATTTTTGATACTTTTTCTTCATCAATTTCTAGAATTTCGGGCGTGTAGATCAATCCGTCCTCAAAAGCTACTCTAATTTTTAATCCGAGCTCTACGGGCAATATTCCAAACTTCGCCAAGGCATCCGAAATTTCTTTTGTGATAACATCTCCAGCTTTCAGAAGCTTGCAGTCCTCTGTGATGACAACTCTTCCAGCCTGAATTCTCGCCTTTATCCCGACTCTCTGTAGCTCCCCCACGACTGGTCCTGGTGGTAGATCGGTTTCCCCAGCCGGGATTATTATATCGGTTGCGGCAATGCTTCCAGGTTTGGCTGGGGCTTTCCGAATGTTTCTGCGTAAGATAGCGTTTATCTCAAAAGGATTTTGATCGCTCAAAATCAAACAAGTCTGTCCCCTGACGTGATCGCGCAATTTTCTTATTTCTGGTTTGACTTCCGATGCCCTGTCCAGAGCGAGCTTGACGAGCGTATTTTTCGCGACTATCAGTTTAGCCTTACCCCGGAAAATCTGCCTTATTTGTTGGAAAAGCTCAGAGGGAAGGTTCGAGATATCAGCGATCCCTATTACTCTATGACTTATCATAAGGCGCGCCAGATCTTCCACAAGGTCTTTCTTCCACTGCGGAATTCTTTTTGAAGCGGAAATCACTTTACCACCACCTTAACGGGTTTGCCCATCGTTGTTTTAAGATAAATCGCCTTCAGCCTTCCTCCGGCGTCTGAAACTTTCTTCTCTATTTCCTCTATCACCGCCATCACGTTATCAGCTATCTTCTCATCATCCATGCTCTCATCGCCGACTTTTGTATGGAAGCATAATTGACCTTTATTCATTACTCTGATCGTCTTTCGAAGTCTCTCTATCAGCGGCGCGGGGTCGGCCGTGGAAGGGATAGGTCTCGGCATCTTCCCTCTCGGTCCAAGAACCGGTCCGAGGATCTTGCCTACAAGAACCATGAGGTCGGCCTGAGCAACCGTCATGTCATATTCCTCAACAAGTTTCTTTATTTCCTTCTTCTTACCCTCTAGTCTTTGAATTTCTTCTTTTCCGACAACCCTGTCCGCACCAGCTTCCCTGGCTCTTCTAGCTAGTTCTCCATCGGCGAAGAAGAGGATTTTCTGTGGTTTTCCAGGAACATGAGGCAGAGTTACATCTGCTGTTATTCTGCTTTCGGGTTTTTTCGGATTTAGACCTTCGACCGCTATGGAAATATCAAAACTTTGTTTGAACTTTCTTTCTCCCTTATTCTGCTTCGCCTTTGCTATGGCTTCGAGAATCTCCTTTCTATTGATTGTCATTCTTTAAGCACCTCATCATACTTTCCTTCATCGATTTCTTTCTGGACAATACGCGGATCCTTCCCCTCGACTGTTACACCCATGCTCACGCAGGTTCCAAGAACCTCTTTCACAGCAGCCTTGAGGGTCTTCGCCAAACTACTTCCACGCTTCATCTTTGCAATTTTGATAGCCTGCTCCATTGTGAGGTTCCCAAAAATCTCTTTTTGTGGTGCACTCGCTCCTTTCTCCAAGCCCAGCTCTTTCTTGATCAGAGCAGAAACTGGCGGAAGTCCAACTTTTATCTCATAACTCTTCGTTTTAGGATCAATGATCAACGTAACCGGGACTTTCATCCCTTCGAACTCTTGGGTTTTTTGGTTGATTTCCGCCACAATCTTTGCCACATTCAGCCCGAAGGGACCAAGGGCTGGGCCAATTGGGGGGCCCGGAGTTGCCTTGCCTCCTTCAATCAGCAACTTTATTTCTGGGGACATGGTTATCTCCTAACCTTTTCAAAAATAGCACCCACTGTTTAAAAAGATGCCCAGAGGATTTATTTCTTCTCTATGACTTTAATCATATCTACTTTGACCGTGACTGGAATCGGAAAGGTTGCCTCGATGAGTTCGATCGTAACCTCTTCTTTTGCTTCGTCTACTCTGATGACTTTCGCCCTATTTCCTTTTAACGGTCCAGTAGTTAATTCTACAAGGTCCCCGGCGCTCACTTTGATGGGTGGCGGACCCGGTGAGATGAAGGGTTCGATTTCTCTTAATGCAACCTCCTTCCTCACCACACTCTTTGCATGCTTTATTCCAGAACGGAGTTTCTCCACGACGGTGTGGTCACCCTCCACCTCGACAAAGACATAGCCCCTAAGTCCGTGTGGAACAACAACAGAGATAAACTCCTTGATGCCTTTACTCCTTGCTCTGGCGTAAATCATATCCGCCGTAGCTCTTTCTTGGCCAATCGTTGTCTTCACCGCATAGATCCTGACTCTCGGAACTTCCATTCCTCAAGCCCCCGAAATAATAGAGGCGACATACATAATTATAAATCCCATAGCTCCTATCAGCAAAAAACCTAGTCCGCTTATCTTTGTTATTCTACTGAATTCTTCTGAATCCGGTTTTCTGGCTATTTGCAACAGTCGTTTGCAATTTTGGATGAACTCTCCCATCCCTATATCTCCTTTAGTCCAAGATCGATTTCTATTTTTCTAGTTAGTTTCGGTTCAGCAGCATAGGGCGAATGCACTCCCGTGAGAACCACCATAACCTTGAGCGTTTTTTTCAAGTTTTCATCTATCTGCGCTCCCCATATCACTTGGCCTTCCGGATCAACAACTTCCGAAACCTTAGAGACAACTCTTTCCGCTTCCGCTACGCTGAGATCGGGTCCTCCGGAAACGTTTACGAGTGCTCCCTTTGCACCGGTCACATCGACGTCCAAGAGTGGGCTGTTAAGAGCTTCATTTGCGGCATCCTCCGCCCTGTTTGCTGTATCTGATTCTCCTATACCTATTGCCGCTATCCCGCTGTCTTTCATCACGGCTCTGACATCGGCGAAATCTAAATTCACGAGACCAGGCTTTGTTATTAATTCTGTTATCCCTTTGATGCTGTTCATGAGGATCTTGTCGGCGAGCTCAAACGCTGAGATGAGGGAGATATTCGGCGCAAGCTGCAGAAGCTTATCATTCGGGATTATGATGATGCTGTCTGCCACCTGCTTGAGCTTCTCAAGTCCTCGCCTCGCATTTTTCATTCTCCTCGTGCCTTCCACCGTGAACGGAAGTGTGACGACACCGACTGTTAGAGCTCCTAGATTTTTAGCAATCTCCGCAACGACTGGGATAGATCCTGTCCCCGTTCCTCCGCCCAGACCACATGTGACAAAGACTAGGTCTGCCCCATAGAGGTGATCCTTGATTACGTCTTCTTCTTCTCTGGCTGCAGCTTCCCCCTTGTCCGGATCGTTGCCCGCCCCGAGTCCCCGCGTAGTTTCCCTGCCGATTAAAATCTTTCTGTCCGCGACCGTGTAGAGCAAATCCTGTGCATCGGTGTTGATAGCAATCGTTTCGGCGCCCTCTATCCCAACCTTCGCTATTCTCGAAATAGTGTTGCATCCAGCGCCTCCGCAACCAACCACGAAAATCTTTGCCCTCGCCTCTCTGAGTATTTCCTCGAGCTCCTCTTGTGTCACGCCCTTAGGGGGTGCCGGACCTCTCGTAGGCACAGGGGAAATTCCGGGTTTCCAAATTCCTTCGGGATTAGGAGTAACACTTTTGCTCATATCATCCGCCTTTTGAACTAGACAAGTGTCAATTTAAAGTTTTTTAACGAGGAGGGAACCGGCTTTTACGACTTCTATTCCAAAATTTTCGGAAATTTCCAGACATATCTCTCTCTGTTCTCTTGTCGCACCTTTCCAATCGAGCACGATCATTCGACTAGAACTCTTTTCTAGAGCCAGTCTTATGAGTTCGACATTTGCTGGGGCATGTTTAGAAAGGATATGTCCGAATCCAATGTTCGACTCGAAAGATATTCTCGTATAAAGCGGAGAATAGTGCGGACCACCGACACCGATCGCAAATTTACATGGATGAGGGTCCAATGCGGAGAGGATCGCTCGGGCTACTGCTTCTCCAGCGTTTTCGTTAACCCACTCCTTTTCTTCGCTCCCGATCTCGACGAAAGTTATTGGAACGGCGAAGTCTCCTGGTTCATGGTGTGTGGCTTCTAGCGAAACTTGGTGAGGTAAATTTAAACGCGCCACCTGATTTCTAAGTTCAAGAAGAGCGGCACGAACGGTTGACGGAGATGCTGGTGG
This region of Candidatus Hadarchaeales archaeon genomic DNA includes:
- a CDS encoding transcription elongation factor Spt5, producing the protein MEVPRVRIYAVKTTIGQERATADMIYARARSKGIKEFISVVVPHGLRGYVFVEVEGDHTVVEKLRSGIKHAKSVVRKEVALREIEPFISPGPPPIKVSAGDLVELTTGPLKGNRAKVIRVDEAKEEVTIELIEATFPIPVTVKVDMIKVIEKK
- a CDS encoding D-aminoacyl-tRNA deacylase codes for the protein MKDSSIPKKVILASKSDPAAQNIKRHLLRLGNFIEIEKGVYTSQKALLIETSPQSVSLPSGTDEVIVASRHASQSGRPSLTVHVPGLPEKSLLPPASPSTVRAALLELRNQVARLNLPHQVSLEATHHEPGDFAVPITFVEIGSEEKEWVNENAGEAVARAILSALDPHPCKFAIGVGGPHYSPLYTRISFESNIGFGHILSKHAPANVELIRLALEKSSSRMIVLDWKGATREQREICLEISENFGIEVVKAGSLLVKKL
- a CDS encoding 50S ribosomal protein L11, which encodes MSPEIKLLIEGGKATPGPPIGPALGPFGLNVAKIVAEINQKTQEFEGMKVPVTLIIDPKTKSYEIKVGLPPVSALIKKELGLEKGASAPQKEIFGNLTMEQAIKIAKMKRGSSLAKTLKAAVKEVLGTCVSMGVTVEGKDPRIVQKEIDEGKYDEVLKE
- the rpl12p gene encoding 50S ribosomal protein P1, which codes for MEYIHAALVLHAAGKQVDEQGVINILKAAGVEVDEARVRALVSALKNVNIDEAIKSATIPAVPAAPAAPAAPSKAEEKKVEEKKEEKKEEEALAGLGALFG
- a CDS encoding 50S ribosomal protein L10; its protein translation is MISASKRIPQWKKDLVEDLARLMISHRVIGIADISNLPSELFQQIRQIFRGKAKLIVAKNTLVKLALDRASEVKPEIRKLRDHVRGQTCLILSDQNPFEINAILRRNIRKAPAKPGSIAATDIIIPAGETDLPPGPVVGELQRVGIKARIQAGRVVITEDCKLLKAGDVITKEISDALAKFGILPVELGLKIRVAFEDGLIYTPEILEIDEEKVSKMVKDAVAAGVCLSLNSGYPTATTIGIMIAEAHAKAIGLAVACRFPADEVLPKLLYIAHAEMLAVARRVGETEPAAIDEDLRKLIGSVEQMKPVEEKPKKEEVEEKPKEEKEEELSGLSALFG
- a CDS encoding 50S ribosomal protein L1 codes for the protein MTINRKEILEAIAKAKQNKGERKFKQSFDISIAVEGLNPKKPESRITADVTLPHVPGKPQKILFFADGELARRAREAGADRVVGKEEIQRLEGKKKEIKKLVEEYDMTVAQADLMVLVGKILGPVLGPRGKMPRPIPSTADPAPLIERLRKTIRVMNKGQLCFHTKVGDESMDDEKIADNVMAVIEEIEKKVSDAGGRLKAIYLKTTMGKPVKVVVK
- the ftsZ gene encoding cell division protein FtsZ, whose protein sequence is MSKSVTPNPEGIWKPGISPVPTRGPAPPKGVTQEELEEILREARAKIFVVGCGGAGCNTISRIAKVGIEGAETIAINTDAQDLLYTVADRKILIGRETTRGLGAGNDPDKGEAAAREEEDVIKDHLYGADLVFVTCGLGGGTGTGSIPVVAEIAKNLGALTVGVVTLPFTVEGTRRMKNARRGLEKLKQVADSIIIIPNDKLLQLAPNISLISAFELADKILMNSIKGITELITKPGLVNLDFADVRAVMKDSGIAAIGIGESDTANRAEDAANEALNSPLLDVDVTGAKGALVNVSGGPDLSVAEAERVVSKVSEVVDPEGQVIWGAQIDENLKKTLKVMVVLTGVHSPYAAEPKLTRKIEIDLGLKEI